The stretch of DNA CTGCAGCAGGCCGATCACGCTTTCGCTTTTCCCGCAGCCGCTCTTGCCCTGAACCAGCACGCCGATGCCCTGCACATCCACCAGGCAGCCGTGCACCAGCATCGTCGGCGCAAAAGCCCACTCCAGCTTGATCGTCGCCGCATTGATGAACTTCATCGTGATCATGCTCGTCTGGAAAACGGAAATCCCGGCCTCGTTGGCCACCGCCACCAGGTCCTCGCTCAGCCGCTGGCCGCGCGCCACAATCAGACAGGGGATCTCCCAGCTGCAAAGCTGGCTGAATCTGGCCGCACGCAGCTTCGGCTCCAGCCCCTCCAAAAAGGAATGTTCCGAGTTCCCGATGATCTGCACCCGCTTGTAGGCAAAATAGGTGAAAAAGCCCGAAAGAGCCAGACCTGGCCGGTTCACCGACGGCTCCGAAATCTTTCTCTTGAATCCTACATCGCTGCCCACCAGACGCAGTTTCAGCACCTTTTCATTGGTTTTAAAAAACTCCTCCACCGTGACGGCGGACGGACGTTTCATTTTCATGGAGGGACTCATATCGCAAATAGGGGCAGGACAGCCCTGAAATGTCACAATCCGGCACCCGAGGCAAGCCCTCTGTCACCTCCGGCCCCGCTCATGGTCTTTTTACACAAAAAAAGTCCCCACCACCGGCAGGCAGCGGGGACTCATGAAATGTTAGTCCACCTCACTCAATAATCGGATCCGTCCGCTTCACCGTCGTCCCTTCCCAGACGGCCTCATCCGTCGCCTTGTCGTAGGTCAGCACGCGGCTGGCACTGTTCGGGGCAGGCGGCACATCAATTTTAGGCAGCCATTTTTTGTGCTCGGCGATGACTTCCGCATACTCCGGTTTCCCGGCCAGATTGTCCCATTCCTCGGGATCTTTGACCATGTCGTAGAGTTCCTCGCTGCCATCGGCATAGTGGATGTAGCGCCATTTTTCACTTCGGATGCCATGGTTGCCCTGGTTATGGCTGGTGATGGCAGGACGCTCGCGCTTCGCTGCGGCATCCTTGAGCTGCGGCACCAAGCTCAGGCCTTCGATGTCATCACGTGCGGGGACCCCGGCCAGTTCAATCAGCGTCGGATACATGTCCAAAAGCTCGGCCGGCTGGGTGCTGCGGCCCCCTTTCGTCACGCCCGGTCCCGCGAAAATGAGCGGCACTTTCGTCCCCCGGTCCCACAGAG from Prosthecobacter sp. SYSU 5D2 encodes:
- the hprK gene encoding HPr(Ser) kinase/phosphatase, with product MKMKRPSAVTVEEFFKTNEKVLKLRLVGSDVGFKRKISEPSVNRPGLALSGFFTYFAYKRVQIIGNSEHSFLEGLEPKLRAARFSQLCSWEIPCLIVARGQRLSEDLVAVANEAGISVFQTSMITMKFINAATIKLEWAFAPTMLVHGCLVDVQGIGVLVQGKSGCGKSESVIGLLQRGASLVADDAVRLRLIEEREIIGSAPEMTRNMIEIRGLGILNVAALFGVGSVRMSKRLDLAVNLVHLAESNDLERVGMAAQTTDIMGLTVAKVDIPVAPGRDVAGLIELAALNYKLRTFGYNSAVEFDQRLLKKMADDQIG